A window of Cellulomonas sp. SLBN-39 genomic DNA:
GTCGTGCGCCAGGTGCTCGCGCGGGAGGCGCCCGTGCGGTTCGACGGCGAGTTCTACCGGCTGCCGCTGCCGCCCGAGGAGGGGTCGGGGCTCGGCAAGGCCCTGCGCCCGACCGTGCACCCGCTGCGCGCCGACCTGCCGATCCACCTGGCGGCGGAGGGGCCGCGCAACGTGGCGCTGTCGGCCGAGATCGCCGACGGCTGGCTGCCGCTGTTCTACTCCCCGCGCACCGACGCCGAGCACCGGCAGCTGCTGGCCGACGGGTTCGCACGCCGCGCGCCCGGGCTGCGCGCGCCCGAGGAGTTCGAGGTCACCGCGACGGTGCCGGTCGTGCTGGCCGACGGGGTCGAGCAGGCCGCCGACCAGGTGCGGCCGTTCGTCGCGCTGTACGCCGGGGGCATGGGGGCCAAGGGGGCCAACTTCCACCGCGCCGTGCTCGACCGGCTCGGCTACGGCGAGGCGTGCGACGAGATCCAGGCGCACTACCTGGCCGGCGACCGCGCCCGCGCGGCGGCCGCGGTCCCGACGGAGCTGGTGCAGGAGGTCGCCCTCGTCGGCACGGCCGCCGACGTCCGGGCCCGGCTGGAGGCGTGGCGGGCCACGGCGGTCACGACGATGCTCGTGCAGTGCGACCCACGGTCGCTGCCCGAGGTGGCTGGCCTCTGGGCGGAGGTCTTCCCGCGGGACGTCGCA
This region includes:
- a CDS encoding LLM class F420-dependent oxidoreductase — its product is MRLGYHTGYWSAGPPPGAQEAVRAADDLGVDSVWTAEAYGSDAFTPLAWWGATTQKVRLGTAIAQMAARTPTSTAMAALTLDHLSGGRFTLGLGASGPQVVEGWYGQPWGRPLARTREFVAVVRQVLAREAPVRFDGEFYRLPLPPEEGSGLGKALRPTVHPLRADLPIHLAAEGPRNVALSAEIADGWLPLFYSPRTDAEHRQLLADGFARRAPGLRAPEEFEVTATVPVVLADGVEQAADQVRPFVALYAGGMGAKGANFHRAVLDRLGYGEACDEIQAHYLAGDRARAAAAVPTELVQEVALVGTAADVRARLEAWRATAVTTMLVQCDPRSLPEVAGLWAEVFPRDVAPRG